GGCATTTAAAACTGCGGCAATATCATCAACCGCCCATTCCAAGGGCTTTGGTATATCGCTGGAAGAAATGAACTGAAAGACTGAACGCAAAATGCCGATGGTTCGGGGAATATATTTAAAGGCCAGCTCGCGGTTGAATTGTCCCGGGCATCTTGTTCTGGCGGCAAACAGGCCGTAGGTCAGGGTTTGCGAATACAGGTCGGCAAACTCTTCCTTGGTCAGACCGGCTATCAAAGCCTGCTTAAAGGCTTCGTAAAAACCCAATATGTTCCCGGCCTTAGCGCTATCTTCTTCCTTTAATTCCTCGGTAATTACTTCGTCCCGTAAAAATCTTGTCCTTTTAGCCAATTCCAATGCCAACGTTTTTGCAGTGTAGGTTTTTGGCAGGCTAAAGGCAAAGAATTTTTCCAGCAATTTTAAAAAGGCTTCTTCATGCTCCGCTGCGGGAACGGCTTTAAGCTTATTCAAAATGAACGGCCGCCCGACCTGCACAGTATCTATGCATTCACCATTGCGGTAAAGCCTGAATTCCAGAAAGTTGGTTAATATCAGGTTGGGAAAAGTATGCAGGTAGCGTTTTAACTGTCCGGTAGTTTCAATTACGTCTAAATTATCCTTGGCCGGTTCTTTGGCCTCAATGTAGCCTATGATATCATGCTGTCCATCCCAGATGCGGAAATCGGGGTTCCCGGCATCGGTTTTTTTAGGCAAAGTGGTAACGGCCGTTTCGTAAAGAGATTTTAAGTAAGTTTTAAGCATAGTTATATTTTCTTTTTCCGTTTTATAGCTTTCTCAACTGCTTTCACGATATCCCCATCCATCAAGTGATACTTCTTCAGCAGCTCCCAGGGCTGGCCCGACTCGCCAAAGGTGTCCCGCACGCCCACCATCTCCATCGGTACCGGACAGTTCTGCGAGACCACCTCGGAAATGGCCGAGCCGAAGCCCGCCATCAACTGGTGCTCCTCGGCGGTAACGATAGCCCCTGTCTCTTTAGCCGCCTTGATGATGGCCTTTTTATCTATGGGCTTTA
Above is a window of candidate division TA06 bacterium DNA encoding:
- a CDS encoding DNA methyltransferase, with translation MLKTYLKSLYETAVTTLPKKTDAGNPDFRIWDGQHDIIGYIEAKEPAKDNLDVIETTGQLKRYLHTFPNLILTNFLEFRLYRNGECIDTVQVGRPFILNKLKAVPAAEHEEAFLKLLEKFFAFSLPKTYTAKTLALELAKRTRFLRDEVITEELKEEDSAKAGNILGFYEAFKQALIAGLTKEEFADLYSQTLTYGLFAARTRCPGQFNRELAFKYIPRTIGILRSVFQFISSSDIPKPLEWAVDDIAAVLNA